The proteins below come from a single Miscanthus floridulus cultivar M001 chromosome 1, ASM1932011v1, whole genome shotgun sequence genomic window:
- the LOC136449665 gene encoding ubiquitin domain-containing protein DSK2a-like isoform X1 — MGGGDADAGGEPASAQATLHIRCTNGSKFAVRADLGTTVGAFKVIVAESCDVPAPQQRLIYKGRILKDEQTLASCGVETDHTIHMVRGAAPPPASTAPAANQEPTTAAPASSPAAGLGGLLQSLGATGAAANSGGSGLFGSGLPELDQMQQQLAENPNLMREIMNMPLMQNLMNSPELIRSILMNNPQMRELIDRNPDLAHVLNDPSIMRQTFEAVRNPELMREMMRNTDRAMSNIESSPEGFNMLRRMYETVQEPFLNATTMGSEGDRNSNPFAALLGNQGSNQARDSAANGTTTASDPTSGSPAPNTNPLPNPWGPNAGSAQGAARSPPASNTRSTTAGGLGGLGSADLGSMLGANGGGSDATFLTQVLQNPTMMQMMQNIMSNPQSMNQLLNMNPNVRNMMESNTQMREMIQNPEFLRQLTSPETLQQLISFQQSLMSQLGQQQAGQEWTQSGSGAGNVNLNTLMNMFSGLGAGGGLGVPNAPNVPPEELYATQLAQLQEMGFFDTQENIRALAATAGNVHAAVERLLGNMGQ; from the exons ATGGGCGGAGGGGACGCCGACGCCGGCGGCGAGCCCgcgtccgcgcaggccacgctgcACATCCGGTGCACCAACGGCTCCAAGTTCGCCGTGCGGGCCGACCTGGGCACCACCGTCGGGGCGTTCAAGGTGATCGTCGCCGAGAGCTGCGACGTGCCAGCGCCGCAGCAGCGGCTGATCTACAAGGGCCGGATCTTGAAGGACGAGCAAACCCTAGCCAGCTGCG GTGTGGAGACAGACCATACAATCCACATGGTACGTGGTGCTGCGCCACCACCAGCATCTACTGCACCTGCAGCCAACCAGGAACCTACCACTGCTGCTCCTGCCAGTTCCCCAGCAGCAGGATTGGGTGGCTTGTTGCAAAGTCTGGGTGCTACAGGGGCTGCTGCTAACAGTGGGGGGTCGGGTTTGTTTGGATCTGGCCTCCCTGAGTTAGACCAGATGCAACAACAGCTAGCGGAAAATCCGAACTTGATGAGGGAAATAATGAATATGCCGCTCATGCAGAATTTGATGAACAGTCCTGAACTCATACGCAGTATACTAATGAACAATCCTCAAATGCGTGAGCTCATTGATCGCAATCCAGATCTTGCTCATGTCCTCAATGATCCAAGCATCATGCGCCAGACTTTTGAAGCAGTTCGGAATCCTGAACTCATGAGGGAGATGATGCGGAACACAGACAGAGCCATGAGCAACATTGAATCTTCTCCAGAAGGATTCAACATGCTCCGTCGCATGTATGAAACTGTCCAAGAGCCTTTTCTGAATGCAACAACAATGGGTAGCGAGGGTGATCGAAACTCGAATCCATTTGCTGCTCTTCTAGGAAACCAGGGGTCTAACCAAGCAAGAGACTCAGCTGCAAATGGAACAACTACAGCTTCAGACCCCACATCAGGCTCTCCAGCTCCAAATACTAATCCACTTCCGAATCCTTGGGGCCCAAATG CTGGCTCTGCCCAAGGAGCAGCAAGGTCCCCTCCTGCTAGCAACACTAGGAGTACTACAGCAGGTGGCCTAGGAGGGTTGGGTTCAGCAGATTTGGGAAGTATGCTTGGTGCCAATGGTGGTGGCTCTGATGCTACCTTCTTGACTCAAGTTTTGCAAAACCCAACTATGATGCAGATGATGCAGAACATTATGTCTAATCCTCAGTCCATGAATCAG CTGCTTAATATGAATCCAAACGTACGTAACATGATGGAATCTAATACTCAAATGAGAGAAATGATTCAGAATCCAGAATTTCTTCGCCAGTTGACGTCTCCTGAAACATTGCAG CAATTAATTTCATTCCAGCAGTCTTTGATGTCACAACTTGGCCAACAACAAGCTGGACA GGAGTGGACACAATCAGGCTCTGGTGCAG GCAATGTCAACCTCAACACCTTGATGAACATGTTCAGCGGGCTTGGTGCTGGTGGTGGCCTAGGTGTTCCAAATGCTCCTAATG TGCCGCCAGAAGAACTGTATGCAACACAATTAGCTCAGCTCCAAGAAATGGGTTTCTTTGACACACAGGAGAACATCCGAGCCTTGGCCGCTACCGCTGGAAATGTTCATGCTGCAGTGGAGCGACTTCTTGGAAATATGGGCCAATAG
- the LOC136449665 gene encoding ubiquitin domain-containing protein DSK2a-like isoform X2 has protein sequence MVRGAAPPPASTAPAANQEPTTAAPASSPAAGLGGLLQSLGATGAAANSGGSGLFGSGLPELDQMQQQLAENPNLMREIMNMPLMQNLMNSPELIRSILMNNPQMRELIDRNPDLAHVLNDPSIMRQTFEAVRNPELMREMMRNTDRAMSNIESSPEGFNMLRRMYETVQEPFLNATTMGSEGDRNSNPFAALLGNQGSNQARDSAANGTTTASDPTSGSPAPNTNPLPNPWGPNAGSAQGAARSPPASNTRSTTAGGLGGLGSADLGSMLGANGGGSDATFLTQVLQNPTMMQMMQNIMSNPQSMNQLLNMNPNVRNMMESNTQMREMIQNPEFLRQLTSPETLQQLISFQQSLMSQLGQQQAGQEWTQSGSGAGNVNLNTLMNMFSGLGAGGGLGVPNAPNVPPEELYATQLAQLQEMGFFDTQENIRALAATAGNVHAAVERLLGNMGQ, from the exons ATGGTACGTGGTGCTGCGCCACCACCAGCATCTACTGCACCTGCAGCCAACCAGGAACCTACCACTGCTGCTCCTGCCAGTTCCCCAGCAGCAGGATTGGGTGGCTTGTTGCAAAGTCTGGGTGCTACAGGGGCTGCTGCTAACAGTGGGGGGTCGGGTTTGTTTGGATCTGGCCTCCCTGAGTTAGACCAGATGCAACAACAGCTAGCGGAAAATCCGAACTTGATGAGGGAAATAATGAATATGCCGCTCATGCAGAATTTGATGAACAGTCCTGAACTCATACGCAGTATACTAATGAACAATCCTCAAATGCGTGAGCTCATTGATCGCAATCCAGATCTTGCTCATGTCCTCAATGATCCAAGCATCATGCGCCAGACTTTTGAAGCAGTTCGGAATCCTGAACTCATGAGGGAGATGATGCGGAACACAGACAGAGCCATGAGCAACATTGAATCTTCTCCAGAAGGATTCAACATGCTCCGTCGCATGTATGAAACTGTCCAAGAGCCTTTTCTGAATGCAACAACAATGGGTAGCGAGGGTGATCGAAACTCGAATCCATTTGCTGCTCTTCTAGGAAACCAGGGGTCTAACCAAGCAAGAGACTCAGCTGCAAATGGAACAACTACAGCTTCAGACCCCACATCAGGCTCTCCAGCTCCAAATACTAATCCACTTCCGAATCCTTGGGGCCCAAATG CTGGCTCTGCCCAAGGAGCAGCAAGGTCCCCTCCTGCTAGCAACACTAGGAGTACTACAGCAGGTGGCCTAGGAGGGTTGGGTTCAGCAGATTTGGGAAGTATGCTTGGTGCCAATGGTGGTGGCTCTGATGCTACCTTCTTGACTCAAGTTTTGCAAAACCCAACTATGATGCAGATGATGCAGAACATTATGTCTAATCCTCAGTCCATGAATCAG CTGCTTAATATGAATCCAAACGTACGTAACATGATGGAATCTAATACTCAAATGAGAGAAATGATTCAGAATCCAGAATTTCTTCGCCAGTTGACGTCTCCTGAAACATTGCAG CAATTAATTTCATTCCAGCAGTCTTTGATGTCACAACTTGGCCAACAACAAGCTGGACA GGAGTGGACACAATCAGGCTCTGGTGCAG GCAATGTCAACCTCAACACCTTGATGAACATGTTCAGCGGGCTTGGTGCTGGTGGTGGCCTAGGTGTTCCAAATGCTCCTAATG TGCCGCCAGAAGAACTGTATGCAACACAATTAGCTCAGCTCCAAGAAATGGGTTTCTTTGACACACAGGAGAACATCCGAGCCTTGGCCGCTACCGCTGGAAATGTTCATGCTGCAGTGGAGCGACTTCTTGGAAATATGGGCCAATAG
- the LOC136508447 gene encoding large ribosomal subunit protein uL18z isoform X2 yields MAGGFVKTQKTNAYSKRFQVKFKRRRAGKTDYRARIRLINQDKNKYNTPKYRFVATGEDFSVEPAEGRRPFRALLDVGLIRTTTGNRVFGALKGALDGGLDIPHSDKRFAGFKKDDKQLDADIHRKYIYGLHVAEYMKNLADEEPEKYQAHFSEYIKKGIEADEMEALYKKVHAAIRADPSMAKSTKKPPKEHKRYNPKKLTYEQRKASLVERLNALNSSGGADDDDEDDE; encoded by the exons ATGGCG GGGGGCTTCGTCAAGACCCAGAAGACCAATGCTTACTCCAAGCGTTTCCAAGTGAAGTTCAAGAGAAGGCGCG CTGGTAAGACAGACTACAGGGCAAGGATAAGGTTGATTAACCaagacaagaacaagtacaatacGCCCAAATACCGATTTGTT GCCACTGGTGAGGACTTCTCTGTCGAGCCAGCCGAAGGGAGGAGGCCTTTCCGTGCACTCTTGGATGTCGGCCTTATTAGGACTACCACTGGAAACCGTGTCTTTGGTGCCCTGAAG ggaGCTTTGGATGGTGGTCTGGATATTCCTCACAGCGataagaggtttgctggcttcaAGAAGGATGATAAGCAGCTGGATGCTGATATCCACCGCAAGTACATCTATGGTCTCCATGTTGCTGAGTATATGAAG AATCTGGCTGATGAGGAGCCCGAGAAGTACCAGGCTCATTTCAGTGAGTACATCAAGAAGGGAATTGAGGCTGATGAAATGGAAGCTCTGTACAAGAAGGTCCATGCTGCCATCCGTGCTGATCCTAGCATGGCCAAGTCAACAAAGAAGCCACCAAAGGAGCACAAGAG GTACAATCCCAAGAAGTTGACCTATGAGCAGAGGAAGGCCAGCCTCGTGGAAAGGCTCAACGCCCTCAACTCCTCTGGCggtgccgatgatgatgatgaggatgacgagTGA
- the LOC136508447 gene encoding large ribosomal subunit protein uL18z isoform X1 yields the protein MAGGFVKTQKTNAYSKRFQVKFKRRRAGKTDYRARIRLINQDKNKYNTPKYRFVVRFTNKDITAQIVSASIAGDMVLAAAYSHELPRYGLEVGLTNYAAAYCTGLLLARRVLKIRDLDQEYEGNVEATGEDFSVEPAEGRRPFRALLDVGLIRTTTGNRVFGALKGALDGGLDIPHSDKRFAGFKKDDKQLDADIHRKYIYGLHVAEYMKNLADEEPEKYQAHFSEYIKKGIEADEMEALYKKVHAAIRADPSMAKSTKKPPKEHKRYNPKKLTYEQRKASLVERLNALNSSGGADDDDEDDE from the exons ATGGCG GGGGGCTTCGTCAAGACCCAGAAGACCAATGCTTACTCCAAGCGTTTCCAAGTGAAGTTCAAGAGAAGGCGCG CTGGTAAGACAGACTACAGGGCAAGGATAAGGTTGATTAACCaagacaagaacaagtacaatacGCCCAAATACCGATTTGTTGTGCGATTT ACCAACAAGGACATCACTGCACAAATTGTATCTGCAAGTATTGCGGGTGATATGGTTCTTGCTGCTGCCTATTCCCATGAGCTGCCACGATACGGTCTAGAAGTTGGTCTGACCAACTATGCTGCAG CCTACTGCACTGGTCTTCTTTTGGCTCGTCGTGTGCTCAAGATTCGTGATTTGGATCAGGAGTATGAGGGCAATGTTGAG GCCACTGGTGAGGACTTCTCTGTCGAGCCAGCCGAAGGGAGGAGGCCTTTCCGTGCACTCTTGGATGTCGGCCTTATTAGGACTACCACTGGAAACCGTGTCTTTGGTGCCCTGAAG ggaGCTTTGGATGGTGGTCTGGATATTCCTCACAGCGataagaggtttgctggcttcaAGAAGGATGATAAGCAGCTGGATGCTGATATCCACCGCAAGTACATCTATGGTCTCCATGTTGCTGAGTATATGAAG AATCTGGCTGATGAGGAGCCCGAGAAGTACCAGGCTCATTTCAGTGAGTACATCAAGAAGGGAATTGAGGCTGATGAAATGGAAGCTCTGTACAAGAAGGTCCATGCTGCCATCCGTGCTGATCCTAGCATGGCCAAGTCAACAAAGAAGCCACCAAAGGAGCACAAGAG GTACAATCCCAAGAAGTTGACCTATGAGCAGAGGAAGGCCAGCCTCGTGGAAAGGCTCAACGCCCTCAACTCCTCTGGCggtgccgatgatgatgatgaggatgacgagTGA
- the LOC136449670 gene encoding catalase isozyme C-like has protein sequence MDPYKHRPSSAFNAPYWTTNSGAPVWNNDNSLTVGARGPILLEDYHLVEKLANFDRERIPERVVHARGASAKGFFEVTHDITHLSCADFLRAPGVQTPVIVRFSTVIHERGSPETLRDPRGFAVKFYTREGNWDLVGNNFPVFFIRDGMKFPDMVHALKPNPKTHIQENWRILDFFSHHPESLHMFTFLFDDVGIPADYRHMDGSGVHTYTLINRAGKATYVKFHWRPTCGVRSLLDDEAVVVGGANHSHATKDLTDAIAAGNFPEWTLYIQTMDPEHEDRFDFDPLDVTKTWPEYVFPLQPVGRMVLNRNIDNFFAENEQLAFCPGLIVPGIYYSDDKLLQTRIFSYSDTQRHRLGPNYLLLPANAPKCAHHNNHYDGFMNFMHRDEEVDYFPSRYDPAKNAPRYPIPTVHITGRRDKTVIAKENNFKQPGERYRAMDPARQERFIKRWVDALSDPRLTHEIRSIWLSNWSQADRSLGQKLASRLSAKPSM, from the exons ATGGACCCGTACAAG CACCGCCCGTCGAGCGCCTTCAACGCCCCGTACTGGACCACCAACTCCGGCGCGCCCGTATGGAACAACGATAACTCCCTCACCGTCGGCGCACGAG GTCCCATCCTGCTTGAGGACTACCACCTGGTGGAGAAGCTGGCCAACTTCGACCGTGAGCGGATCCCGGAGCGCGTGGTGCACGCCCGGGGCGCCAGCGCCAAGGGCTTCTTCGAGGTGACCCACGACATCACCCACCTGTCGTGCGCCGACTTCCTTCGCGCCCCGGGCGTGCAGACCCCGGTGATCGTGCGCTTCTCCACGGTGATCCACGAGCGCGGGAGCCCCGAGACGCTGCGGGACCCGCGCGGGTTCGCCGTCAAGTTCTACACCCGGGAGGGCAACTGGGACCTGGTGGGCAACAACTTCCCCGTCTTCTTCATCCGCGACGGCATGAAGTTCCCGGACATGGTGCACGCGCTCAAGCCCAACCCCAAGACGCACATCCAGGAGAACTGGCGCATCCTCGACTTTTTCTCGCACCACCCGGAGAGCCTCCACATGTTCACCTTCCTCTTCGACGACGTCGGCATCCCCGCCGACTACCGCCACATGGACGGCTCCGGGGTGCACACCTACACGCTCATCAACCGCGCCGGCAAGGCCACCTACGTCAAGTTCCACTGGCGCCCCACCTGcggcgtccggtcgctgctggaCGACGAGGCCGTCGTCGTGGGCGGCGCCAACCACAGCCACGCCACCAAGGACCTCACCGACGCCATCGCGGCGGGCAACTTCCCGGAGTGGACGCTCTACATCCAGACGATGGACCCCGAGCACGAGGACCGCTTCGACTTCGACCCGCTGGACGTGACAAAGACGTGGCCCGAGTACGTGTTCCCGCTGCAGCCCGTGGGGCGGATGGTGCTCAACCGCAACATCGACAACTTCTTCGCCGAGAACGAGCAGCTGGCATTCTGCCCGGGACTCATCGTCCCCGGGATTTACTACTCCGACGACAAGCTGCTTCAGACCAGGATCTTCTCCTACTCCGACACGCAGCGCCACCGCCTGGGACCAAACTACCTGCTGCTCCCGGCCAACGCGCCCAAGTGCGCCCACCACAACAACCACTACGACGGCTTCATGAACTTCATGCACCGCGACGAGGAGGTGGACTACTTCCCCTCCAGGTACGACCCTGCCAAGAACGCGCCCAGGTACCCAATCCCGACCGTCCACATCACCGGCCGCCGAGACAAG ACTGTGATTGCCAAGGAGAACAACTTCAAGCAGCCTGGGGAGAGGTACCGCGCAATGGACCCAGCCAG GCAAGAACGGTTCATCAAGAGATGGGTCGACGCGCTCTCTGACCCCCGCCTCACCCATGAGATCAGGAGCATCTGGCTCTCCAACTGGTCTCAG GCCGACAGATCTCTGGGCCAGAAGCTTGCGAGCCGCCTCAGCGCCAAGCCGAGCATGTAA